From a single Calothrix sp. NIES-2098 genomic region:
- a CDS encoding ribonuclease II — translation MEKGTLVEFRVQGDRRLGVVDRPDGKTRWFVVDERGQSHSLAPRQITYTVNGQTYKPADIGSFLEQVKPYLDPSSLEVAWELLVEDGETVTPPEMANLLFSESEGPHCYAAHCLLSDDKLYFKQKGDAYEPRTTAQVAERKHQLEVEAQKAKGQQEFLARVEQALAGETVEWQRHDRQRLEALEKYAALVADVVRMGVNYDSLPRAYPPPGPVLETMTMLGRPATPQGAFQLLVDLGWWSPNENLFLRRSAIPVQFPSKVLEVAQQRLDSPPSDLDTDRLDLTHLKVYTIDDESTTEIDDGLSWESLPDGRERLWVHIADPTRLLVPEDDLDLEARKRGSTVYLPTGMIPMFPEVLATGPMSLVQGRVCCALSFGIILDPTGQVEDYSIHPSFIKPTYRLTYEDVDEMLQLGVQAEPEIAAIAMWAQRRKAWRYAQGAISINMPEAAIKVKGDEISIDILDDSLSRQLVAEMMILAGEVAARYGQTHKIPLPFRGQPQPELPPEEELLQLPAGFVRACAMRRCMPKSEMSITPVRHAGLGLDTYTQATSPIRRYSDLLTHFQLKAHLRGEVLPFSAEQLKEVMMTVTSITQEVTMVERQTNRYYALEYLRRYPDQVWQVTVLMWLREDSNLALILLEDLGLQLPMSFRRSVSLGEHLLVKVSLADPQKDMIQFQEIIYQEALN, via the coding sequence GTGGAGAAGGGGACGCTAGTTGAATTTAGGGTTCAAGGCGATCGCCGTCTGGGAGTAGTAGATCGCCCAGACGGAAAAACCCGTTGGTTTGTGGTAGATGAACGCGGTCAATCCCACAGCCTCGCGCCTAGACAAATTACCTATACAGTTAACGGACAAACCTACAAGCCTGCGGATATTGGCAGCTTTTTAGAACAAGTCAAGCCATATTTAGATCCATCTAGCTTGGAAGTAGCCTGGGAATTGCTGGTTGAAGATGGGGAAACAGTTACCCCACCCGAAATGGCGAATCTGTTGTTTTCGGAATCAGAAGGGCCTCATTGTTACGCCGCCCATTGCTTGTTGTCAGACGACAAACTCTATTTCAAGCAAAAGGGAGACGCCTATGAGCCGAGGACGACAGCTCAAGTAGCAGAACGCAAACACCAGCTAGAAGTAGAAGCCCAAAAAGCTAAGGGACAGCAAGAATTTTTGGCGCGTGTCGAACAAGCTTTAGCGGGTGAAACCGTAGAATGGCAACGCCACGATCGCCAACGCCTAGAAGCCTTAGAAAAATACGCAGCCCTAGTAGCAGATGTTGTGCGTATGGGGGTAAATTATGACTCATTACCTAGGGCTTACCCTCCCCCAGGCCCAGTATTGGAAACGATGACCATGCTGGGACGCCCCGCAACGCCCCAAGGAGCATTTCAACTACTAGTTGACTTGGGTTGGTGGAGTCCCAACGAAAACTTGTTTTTGCGTCGTTCAGCTATTCCGGTTCAATTTCCTAGCAAGGTATTAGAAGTGGCGCAACAGCGTTTGGATTCCCCACCCTCAGATCTAGATACAGACCGTCTCGATCTGACTCACTTAAAGGTATACACAATTGATGATGAAAGTACCACAGAAATCGACGATGGTCTGAGTTGGGAATCACTCCCAGATGGACGGGAACGCCTGTGGGTACATATTGCTGACCCTACCCGGTTGTTAGTACCAGAAGATGACCTAGATTTAGAAGCTAGAAAGCGGGGTAGTACAGTTTACTTGCCTACAGGCATGATTCCCATGTTCCCTGAGGTCTTAGCTACTGGCCCCATGAGTTTGGTACAGGGACGAGTTTGTTGCGCCCTCAGCTTTGGGATTATTTTAGATCCAACTGGGCAAGTAGAAGATTACAGTATTCATCCCAGCTTTATTAAGCCCACTTACCGCCTCACCTACGAAGATGTAGATGAGATGCTGCAATTAGGAGTACAAGCAGAACCAGAAATTGCCGCGATCGCTATGTGGGCACAGCGACGTAAAGCTTGGCGATACGCTCAAGGTGCCATCAGCATCAATATGCCAGAGGCAGCAATTAAAGTCAAAGGTGACGAGATCAGCATTGATATTTTAGATGACTCCCTATCACGGCAACTAGTAGCAGAAATGATGATTTTAGCTGGCGAAGTCGCAGCCCGCTACGGTCAAACTCATAAAATTCCCCTACCGTTTCGCGGTCAGCCACAGCCAGAATTACCCCCAGAAGAAGAATTACTTCAGCTACCAGCCGGATTCGTTCGCGCCTGTGCTATGCGCCGCTGTATGCCCAAAAGCGAAATGAGTATTACTCCAGTGCGTCACGCTGGCTTAGGTTTGGATACCTACACTCAAGCGACTTCTCCCATCCGCCGCTACAGCGATTTGCTTACCCACTTTCAACTCAAAGCCCATTTGCGTGGCGAAGTTCTACCCTTCTCAGCAGAACAACTCAAAGAGGTGATGATGACTGTTACCAGCATCACCCAAGAAGTGACAATGGTAGAACGCCAAACTAACAGATACTATGCTTTAGAGTATTTGCGGCGTTATCCCGATCAAGTTTGGCAAGTGACAGTTTTAATGTGGCTGCGGGAAGACAGCAATTTAGCGTTAATTCTCTTAGAAGACTTAGGCTTACAATTGCCTATGTCTTTTAGACGTTCTGTGAGTTTGGGCGAACATTTATTAGTTAAAGTTAGCCTTGCCGACCCGCAAAAAGATATGATTCAGTTTCAAGAAATAATTTATCAAGAAGCTTTGAATTAA
- a CDS encoding FAD-dependent pyridine nucleotide-disulfide oxidoreductase, whose amino-acid sequence MTQPTHRIVILGGGFGGLYTALRLSQLPWESTQKPEIVLIDQSDRFLFSPLLYELLTGELQTWEIAPPFAELLQGTGVRFYQAVVAGIDIDQQRVHLQNGPELSYDRLVLALGGETPLDLVPGATSYAYPFRTIADAYRLEERLRVLEESDADKIRVAIVGAGYSGVELACKLADRLGEKGRFRLIEVTDQILRTSPEFNREAAKKALEARGVFIDLETNVDSIGKDTISLEYKNQVDTIPVDLAIWTVGTRVSPVVKSLPLKHNQRGQITTTPTLQVLEHPEIFALGDLADCVDAKGQQIPATAQAAFQQADYTAWNLWASLTNRPLLPFQYQKFGEILSLGVDNATLTGLGIKLDGSLAYVARRLAYLYRLPTLDHQLRVGFNWLVRPIIETLSQ is encoded by the coding sequence ATGACTCAACCAACTCATAGAATTGTAATCCTTGGTGGAGGCTTTGGTGGCCTCTATACTGCTTTGCGCTTGAGCCAGTTACCTTGGGAATCTACGCAAAAACCGGAAATTGTCCTGATCGATCAAAGCGATCGCTTCCTATTTTCTCCTCTACTGTACGAATTACTCACTGGCGAACTGCAAACTTGGGAAATTGCCCCACCTTTCGCAGAACTTTTACAAGGCACTGGTGTACGTTTTTACCAAGCTGTTGTTGCAGGCATTGATATCGACCAGCAACGAGTACATTTACAAAACGGGCCGGAACTCTCCTACGACCGCTTAGTACTAGCCTTGGGCGGAGAAACTCCTCTAGATTTGGTTCCCGGTGCGACCTCCTACGCCTACCCATTCCGCACAATTGCTGATGCTTATCGGCTAGAAGAACGCTTGCGGGTTTTGGAAGAATCCGATGCAGATAAAATTCGCGTAGCAATTGTTGGGGCTGGTTACAGCGGTGTAGAGTTAGCTTGTAAGCTAGCAGACCGACTCGGAGAAAAAGGACGCTTCCGCCTCATCGAAGTTACCGATCAAATTTTACGCACTTCGCCAGAATTTAACCGCGAAGCCGCAAAAAAAGCTTTAGAAGCACGGGGCGTATTTATTGATTTAGAAACCAATGTAGATTCTATTGGCAAAGATACTATTTCTCTAGAGTATAAAAATCAAGTAGACACAATTCCTGTAGATTTAGCGATCTGGACTGTAGGAACGCGGGTGAGTCCGGTAGTGAAATCCTTACCTCTCAAACACAATCAGCGCGGTCAAATCACTACTACACCAACTTTGCAAGTTTTAGAACATCCAGAAATCTTTGCCTTGGGCGATTTAGCCGACTGTGTTGATGCTAAAGGTCAGCAAATCCCCGCTACTGCGCAAGCTGCCTTTCAGCAAGCCGATTATACAGCTTGGAATCTCTGGGCTTCCCTCACAAATCGTCCCTTACTGCCTTTCCAATATCAAAAATTCGGAGAAATATTGTCATTGGGTGTAGATAATGCTACTCTCACAGGCTTAGGAATCAAATTAGACGGTTCATTAGCATACGTAGCCCGGCGTCTGGCTTATCTGTATCGATTGCCAACTTTAGACCATCAGCTCAGAGTTGGTTTTAATTGGCTAGTCCGTCCTATTATAGAAACGCTTTCTCAGTAG
- a CDS encoding two-component sensor histidine kinase translates to MTRINFRKLVTQTEFLTILNHLEKEMGTTICIEDIDGKPLIGINHDVNSDKYPVKLSEEIIGWVIGEQKIAAIAALVSYLAQQQQEKKEVVRELLDKYEEIDLFQDLSTQITASLDVQEIARLVIKEARNSINSTSGAILLLDGKTGWLKIIWEDGQIGTLAEPLKLGQGIVGKILESGNGEIVNDTSADPRFMEFQTQINSLICVPLKSKNQLIGAIVICSETPTTYSTKDWKLLSILALQTAGAIEKALLYEQSCTAAQVAQEQAQQLQRTLFELQQTQTKLIQSEKMSSLGNLVAEVAHDMNNPINYVSGNLSHIQQYTQELLNLLQLYQQHYSQPVAEIQNFLDRTDLEFLIEDLTKTLSSMILGVGRMRQLALSLRNFSRLDQVEMKPVDIHEGIDSTLLILQSRLKPKERNLGIQVIKEYGDIPLVEGYANQLNQVFMNLIANAIDALEESTISCQWPMISQKSSDKLQIRISTEIIDSNWLKIQISDNGPGIPDSLQQRLFEPFFTTKPTGKGTGLGLSISSQIVEKHGGLLRCLSQPGEGTIFSIEIPVVQKI, encoded by the coding sequence ATGACCCGAATCAATTTCAGAAAGCTAGTTACCCAAACAGAATTCCTGACCATCCTCAACCACCTAGAAAAGGAGATGGGCACTACTATCTGCATTGAAGATATCGATGGCAAACCACTAATCGGTATTAATCATGATGTCAACTCTGATAAATATCCAGTGAAGCTGTCAGAAGAAATTATCGGTTGGGTAATTGGAGAGCAAAAAATTGCTGCTATTGCGGCTTTAGTTTCTTACCTAGCACAACAGCAACAAGAAAAGAAAGAAGTAGTTAGAGAATTGCTAGATAAGTATGAAGAAATCGATCTATTTCAAGACCTTTCTACACAAATTACAGCCAGTTTAGATGTTCAAGAAATTGCCAGATTGGTCATTAAAGAAGCTAGAAATTCAATTAACTCTACCAGTGGTGCAATTTTATTGTTAGATGGCAAAACTGGTTGGCTGAAAATTATTTGGGAAGATGGTCAGATTGGCACGCTAGCAGAACCTCTGAAGTTAGGTCAAGGCATAGTTGGTAAAATTCTGGAGTCAGGTAACGGTGAGATAGTTAATGATACATCTGCCGATCCAAGATTTATGGAGTTTCAGACGCAAATTAATTCTCTGATTTGCGTACCTCTAAAGTCTAAAAACCAGCTGATAGGGGCAATTGTTATATGCAGCGAGACTCCAACTACATACTCTACTAAAGACTGGAAACTGCTGAGTATTTTGGCATTGCAAACCGCAGGCGCGATCGAAAAAGCTCTACTTTATGAGCAAAGTTGCACGGCTGCACAAGTCGCCCAAGAACAAGCACAGCAACTCCAGCGCACCCTTTTTGAACTCCAGCAAACACAAACTAAGTTGATTCAAAGCGAAAAAATGTCTTCATTGGGTAATTTAGTTGCAGAAGTTGCCCACGACATGAACAATCCAATTAACTATGTGAGTGGGAACCTCAGCCATATTCAACAATATACGCAAGAACTTCTCAATTTGTTGCAACTTTATCAACAACACTATTCGCAGCCTGTTGCAGAAATTCAAAACTTCCTCGATCGTACCGATTTAGAGTTTTTGATTGAAGACTTGACTAAAACCCTGTCATCCATGATTTTAGGTGTTGGGCGAATGCGTCAACTGGCTTTGTCTTTAAGAAACTTCTCCCGCTTAGATCAAGTAGAGATGAAGCCAGTTGATATTCATGAAGGAATTGATAGCACATTGCTGATTCTGCAAAGCCGACTCAAGCCGAAAGAAAGAAATTTAGGTATTCAGGTAATCAAAGAGTACGGTGATATTCCCTTGGTTGAAGGTTATGCGAATCAGCTAAACCAAGTATTTATGAACTTGATTGCGAATGCCATCGATGCTTTAGAGGAGTCTACGATCAGTTGCCAATGGCCCATGATCTCACAAAAAAGTAGTGATAAATTGCAAATTCGCATTTCTACCGAGATAATTGATTCCAATTGGCTGAAAATTCAAATTTCTGACAATGGCCCGGGTATCCCAGACAGTTTGCAACAGCGATTATTTGAGCCATTTTTCACCACTAAGCCTACTGGAAAAGGTACGGGATTAGGGCTATCAATCAGCTCTCAAATTGTTGAGAAGCATGGGGGATTGCTGCGTTGTTTATCTCAGCCTGGAGAGGGAACTATTTTCTCTATTGAAATTCCGGTTGTACAAAAAATATAA
- a CDS encoding hydrolase gives MERPKVIFLDAVGTLIGVKGSVGEVYRQIAQEFDVEVSADTLNKAFIDSFKASPPPIFLDADSQDILQREFDWWRIIALNTFESAGVLKQFADFSAFFSELYIHFGTAEPWFVYPDVLPALVNWRRMGIELGVISNFDSRIYSVLQSLGLRDFFASITISTQARAAKPDPQIFTIALEKHGCSPEAAWHIGDSVEEDYNGAKAAGLRGILINREQKSALASQSL, from the coding sequence ATGGAACGACCGAAAGTTATTTTTTTAGATGCTGTAGGCACACTCATTGGGGTTAAGGGTAGTGTGGGCGAAGTTTATCGTCAGATAGCCCAGGAATTTGATGTAGAGGTTTCCGCTGATACATTGAATAAAGCATTCATCGATAGCTTTAAAGCATCACCACCACCAATATTTCTCGATGCAGACTCACAAGATATACTCCAGCGCGAATTTGATTGGTGGCGGATAATTGCCCTCAATACTTTTGAAAGTGCAGGTGTTCTCAAGCAGTTTGCTGACTTTTCGGCTTTTTTTAGCGAACTTTACATCCACTTTGGCACTGCTGAACCTTGGTTTGTCTATCCTGATGTATTACCAGCTTTGGTAAATTGGCGACGGATGGGAATTGAGTTAGGAGTGATTTCTAATTTTGATTCCCGCATTTACTCGGTTTTGCAAAGTTTGGGATTGAGAGACTTTTTCGCCTCCATTACCATTTCTACTCAAGCACGTGCGGCTAAACCCGATCCCCAAATTTTCACTATTGCTTTAGAAAAACATGGCTGTTCACCAGAAGCAGCATGGCATATTGGCGACAGTGTAGAAGAAGATTATAACGGTGCTAAAGCCGCCGGGTTGAGAGGTATTTTAATCAACCGCGAGCAAAAGTCAGCACTCGCTAGTCAGTCGTTGTAA
- a CDS encoding 30S ribosomal protein S18, with protein MSYYRRRLSPIKPGEPIDYKDVDLLRKFVTERGKILPRRITGLTSQQQRDLTLAIKRARIVALLPFINAEG; from the coding sequence ATGAGCTACTATCGTCGTCGTCTATCTCCGATTAAGCCGGGAGAACCTATTGATTATAAAGATGTTGATTTGTTGCGGAAGTTTGTCACCGAACGAGGTAAGATACTGCCACGTCGGATCACTGGGCTGACATCTCAGCAACAGCGAGACTTGACATTAGCAATTAAACGTGCTCGAATTGTTGCCTTGTTGCCGTTTATCAACGCCGAAGGCTAA
- a CDS encoding aromatic amino acid beta-eliminating lyase/threonine aldolase: MQIYLDYSATTPTRPEAIASVQKVLAQQWGNASSLHEWGQRAATILEVARIQVAGLINAAHPESIVFTSGGTEADNLALMGVARLYNVPQHLIISSVEHSAITETARLLEMWGWEVTRLPVDRKGRVNPSDLQAALRDNTVLVSVIYGQSEVGTVQAIAELGSIAREHGVLFHTDAVQAVGRLPIDVEVLPVDLLSLSSHKIYGPQGAGALYVRPGVELVPLFAGGGQERGLRSGTQATAVIAGFGVAAELAAQEMSTETPRLIQLRDRLFAQLADVPGLIPTGDLEHRLPHHISFCLEYADGEKLSGKTLVRQLNLAGIGISAGAACHSGKLSPSPILLAMGYSEQAALGGIRMTLGRETSEADIDWTAMVLQQVLQRLTPVI; this comes from the coding sequence ATGCAAATATATCTAGATTACAGTGCTACTACTCCCACTCGCCCAGAAGCGATCGCATCTGTGCAAAAAGTTCTCGCTCAACAGTGGGGCAATGCTTCTAGCTTACATGAGTGGGGACAACGGGCAGCAACAATTTTAGAAGTAGCGAGAATCCAAGTGGCGGGATTAATTAACGCTGCTCATCCAGAGTCGATTGTATTTACTTCTGGGGGGACGGAAGCTGATAATCTGGCACTGATGGGTGTGGCTCGATTGTACAATGTACCGCAACACTTGATTATATCTAGCGTTGAGCATTCCGCAATTACGGAAACGGCGCGATTGCTGGAAATGTGGGGTTGGGAAGTGACTCGCCTTCCGGTAGATCGTAAAGGTAGAGTTAATCCTTCAGATTTGCAAGCAGCATTACGAGATAATACAGTATTGGTGTCTGTGATTTACGGTCAAAGTGAAGTTGGAACAGTACAAGCGATCGCAGAACTGGGAAGTATTGCCCGCGAGCATGGGGTATTATTTCACACAGATGCAGTGCAAGCTGTCGGACGCTTACCTATTGATGTAGAAGTATTGCCTGTAGATTTACTTAGCCTTTCTAGTCATAAAATATATGGGCCGCAAGGCGCAGGGGCGTTGTATGTGCGTCCTGGTGTAGAGTTAGTACCGCTATTTGCTGGTGGTGGACAAGAAAGAGGACTACGTTCTGGAACTCAAGCTACAGCTGTAATTGCTGGCTTTGGTGTAGCGGCTGAACTCGCAGCCCAAGAAATGTCTACAGAAACACCGCGTTTAATTCAATTACGCGATCGCTTATTTGCTCAGTTAGCTGATGTTCCTGGTTTAATTCCCACAGGCGACCTTGAGCATCGCTTACCCCATCATATTAGTTTTTGCTTGGAATACGCCGACGGGGAAAAACTTAGCGGTAAAACTTTAGTACGGCAATTAAATTTGGCAGGAATTGGTATCAGTGCTGGTGCAGCTTGTCATAGTGGTAAACTTAGCCCTAGCCCCATCTTGCTGGCAATGGGTTATTCCGAACAAGCTGCTTTAGGTGGAATACGCATGACTTTAGGGCGAGAGACTAGTGAGGCTGACATCGATTGGACAGCAATGGTTTTGCAGCAGGTTTTGCAGAGGTTGACACCTGTAATTTGA
- a CDS encoding response regulator receiver protein — translation MNRKVLIVDDETSVRLLLEEALESLEADEVEILIAKNGEDALKIIQTEKPKLVFLDVIMPKMTGIEVCNMVKNKLEMSDVYIIMLTANGQEVDKQQGSEAGANLYMTKPFRAKNVLDISREVLGLSAVCE, via the coding sequence ATGAATAGAAAAGTATTAATTGTTGATGATGAAACTAGCGTGCGTCTTTTACTCGAAGAGGCTCTTGAAAGTTTAGAAGCAGACGAAGTAGAAATTTTAATAGCTAAAAATGGTGAAGATGCATTAAAAATTATTCAGACAGAAAAACCCAAGCTTGTTTTTTTGGATGTCATCATGCCAAAAATGACTGGCATAGAAGTTTGCAATATGGTTAAAAATAAATTAGAAATGTCAGATGTTTACATTATTATGCTCACGGCTAATGGGCAAGAAGTTGATAAACAACAAGGGTCTGAAGCAGGCGCAAATTTATATATGACTAAGCCTTTCCGTGCCAAAAATGTTCTAGACATTTCTCGCGAGGTACTTGGTTTGTCGGCTGTTTGTGAATAG
- a CDS encoding alpha/beta hydrolase fold protein encodes MTIDLHYEIQGTGEAIALIHSGGADLRDWQSIAPLLAKKYQVITFDGRGAGQSPPPLEPANYVEDLTRLLDHIGIEKATLVGHSIGGQIATDFALTYPERVSKLVLVAPGLSGYQFSPEMEQWFAEVMAAAPDVEKMVKLMLERPIYSTIMNSPQSELMYEMTKHNTQRYFDWQSSEQIWPQPPAIARLHELQTQTLFIIGTKDSNDLFRIAELFKQVPDIRFAKIDGADHMPTLTHSVEVYSSICDFLSDQH; translated from the coding sequence ATGACAATAGATTTGCATTATGAAATTCAAGGTACTGGGGAAGCGATCGCATTAATTCACAGTGGTGGTGCAGATTTACGCGATTGGCAATCGATCGCCCCACTGTTAGCCAAGAAATATCAGGTAATTACCTTCGACGGACGCGGTGCGGGACAGTCACCACCACCTTTGGAACCAGCTAATTATGTTGAAGATTTAACCAGGTTGCTTGACCATATCGGTATTGAGAAAGCTACCCTTGTGGGACATTCCATCGGCGGACAAATCGCTACTGATTTCGCCCTCACCTATCCCGAAAGAGTGTCTAAGTTGGTGCTAGTGGCTCCTGGACTCTCAGGTTATCAATTCTCACCAGAAATGGAACAGTGGTTTGCGGAAGTCATGGCGGCGGCTCCGGATGTGGAGAAAATGGTCAAGCTGATGTTAGAAAGGCCCATATACAGCACGATTATGAATAGTCCCCAGAGCGAGCTAATGTATGAGATGACCAAGCACAATACCCAGAGATACTTTGATTGGCAGAGTTCTGAGCAGATATGGCCGCAGCCACCTGCGATCGCTCGATTACACGAACTTCAGACACAAACCCTGTTCATCATTGGGACAAAGGATAGTAACGACCTCTTCCGCATCGCTGAGTTGTTTAAGCAGGTTCCTGATATTCGCTTTGCCAAAATTGATGGTGCGGATCATATGCCAACCTTAACTCACTCAGTAGAGGTTTACAGCTCGATCTGCGATTTTCTGAGCGATCAACATTGA
- a CDS encoding RDD domain-containing protein: MTIERVPQKHYPKAEIGRRGMALGLDFLGVWLISSLLGSNRSGIQIVQILVFAIAWLVLRVLVVYNNQGQSLGRWAFDLKVLEVEAGQVMGRIPELLALLKREAIIGVGALLVSIALGNIIANPTAILLVLPLAIDCGTALYDTQMRQALHDRYAGTIIVSSRRGYSLDIKVKRLVENLRRNVRR, translated from the coding sequence ATGACCATTGAACGAGTACCTCAAAAACACTATCCCAAGGCTGAAATTGGACGACGCGGTATGGCGTTGGGGCTAGATTTTCTTGGTGTTTGGTTAATTAGTTCCCTCTTGGGCAGCAACCGTTCGGGTATTCAAATTGTACAAATTCTAGTGTTCGCGATCGCTTGGCTAGTTTTACGGGTGCTAGTAGTATATAACAATCAAGGACAAAGTTTAGGGCGTTGGGCATTTGACCTCAAAGTGCTGGAAGTCGAAGCTGGGCAAGTAATGGGTAGAATTCCAGAGTTGCTGGCACTGCTCAAAAGAGAAGCAATAATTGGTGTAGGTGCGCTTTTGGTTTCCATTGCTTTAGGCAATATTATTGCCAATCCCACTGCTATACTGCTAGTACTTCCCCTGGCGATTGACTGTGGTACAGCCTTGTATGATACCCAGATGCGTCAGGCTTTGCATGACCGCTATGCAGGAACTATCATAGTTTCGTCGCGTCGTGGCTACTCGCTCGATATCAAAGTCAAGCGATTAGTTGAAAATCTGCGACGAAATGTGAGAAGATAG
- a CDS encoding molybdenum cofactor synthesis domain-containing protein has translation MLSVSDTAAVILNLVQPLDNQGDTEVVDLLTAGDRILATPVTSKLDFPHWDNSAMDGYAVRYLDVQHCSAEQPAVLQIVEQIPAGYQPQSTIQQGQAARIFTGAVMPKGADTVVMQERTRREDNHIYILAAPQPQEFVRHKASFYQAGTPLLPAGIRLNAAEISVLAAAQCPQVRVYRRPRVAIFSTGDELVTLDRPLAPGQIVDSNGYALAALVRQSGAEPLMLGIVKDNPIALEETITHAMANADIVISSGGVSVGDYDYVDQILEKLEAKIHIRAVAMRPGKPLTVATFPPQNSTIYFGLPGNPAAVLVTFLRFVQPAIKKLSGLAEGWEIGFVKVRSHHELRSDGKRETYIWGKVQLTDGVYEFHKAGGSHSSGNLINLAQTNALAVIPVGQTLISPGEEVQVLQTLL, from the coding sequence ATGTTATCAGTCAGCGATACAGCAGCAGTTATTTTAAATTTAGTACAACCACTAGATAACCAGGGTGATACAGAAGTTGTAGATTTACTCACAGCAGGCGATCGCATTCTCGCTACACCTGTTACCAGCAAACTCGACTTTCCCCATTGGGATAATTCGGCAATGGATGGCTATGCAGTGCGTTATCTAGATGTGCAACACTGTAGCGCCGAACAGCCAGCAGTTTTGCAAATTGTCGAGCAAATTCCCGCCGGATATCAGCCTCAGTCTACAATTCAACAGGGTCAAGCCGCCCGAATTTTTACAGGTGCGGTAATGCCAAAGGGTGCGGATACTGTAGTCATGCAAGAGAGGACAAGGCGAGAGGATAACCACATTTATATCCTCGCTGCACCCCAACCACAAGAATTTGTCAGGCACAAAGCATCTTTTTACCAAGCTGGGACACCATTATTACCAGCAGGAATTAGATTAAATGCGGCAGAAATTTCTGTGTTAGCAGCCGCCCAGTGTCCCCAAGTTAGGGTTTACCGTCGTCCTCGTGTAGCAATTTTTTCTACAGGTGATGAATTAGTCACCCTCGATCGACCCCTAGCCCCAGGACAAATTGTTGATTCTAATGGGTATGCGCTGGCGGCTTTGGTAAGACAAAGTGGTGCAGAACCGTTAATGTTAGGGATTGTGAAGGACAATCCAATAGCCCTGGAGGAAACTATTACGCACGCTATGGCGAATGCCGATATAGTTATCTCTTCTGGTGGGGTTTCAGTAGGGGATTATGACTATGTTGACCAAATTCTCGAAAAGCTAGAAGCGAAAATTCATATTCGTGCTGTAGCTATGCGGCCAGGAAAACCCTTGACTGTGGCTACCTTCCCCCCTCAAAACTCAACAATCTACTTTGGTTTACCAGGAAATCCGGCTGCTGTGTTGGTAACGTTTTTAAGGTTTGTGCAGCCAGCGATTAAAAAACTCTCTGGGTTGGCTGAGGGTTGGGAAATAGGGTTTGTGAAAGTGCGATCGCATCACGAATTGCGATCGGATGGCAAGCGCGAAACTTATATTTGGGGTAAAGTACAGTTAACTGATGGTGTTTATGAATTTCACAAAGCTGGGGGTAGTCATAGTTCCGGCAATTTAATTAACTTAGCTCAAACTAATGCTTTAGCTGTGATTCCTGTGGGCCAAACTTTAATTTCTCCGGGTGAAGAAGTGCAAGTTTTACAAACATTATTGTAG
- a CDS encoding Crp/Fnr family transcriptional regulator → MALYPVVTNQASKNTNQIFTRRSFLPEHQSLLWKIESGFVRTFTYLEDGTTVALGLWGPGDIIGKSLSRLEPYQMECLTKVEARILLLEEWERPTETLLTHIQRAEELMVIRSYKKVDTMLIKLLAWLSKKFGLEVEKGRLIDMRLTHEDLAEILGSTRVTITRILGQFEQEGLIDRLSLHRIVLREEEIWYYEI, encoded by the coding sequence ATGGCTTTATACCCGGTTGTTACCAATCAAGCAAGTAAAAATACTAATCAGATTTTTACACGCAGGTCATTCTTACCAGAGCATCAAAGCCTGCTGTGGAAAATTGAATCAGGCTTTGTGCGAACTTTTACATATTTAGAAGATGGCACGACAGTAGCTTTAGGATTGTGGGGGCCAGGAGACATCATTGGTAAAAGTTTATCTAGGTTAGAACCATACCAGATGGAGTGCTTAACTAAAGTTGAGGCCAGAATCTTACTACTAGAGGAATGGGAACGACCTACAGAGACTTTGCTGACTCACATTCAACGAGCTGAAGAATTGATGGTCATTCGTAGCTATAAAAAGGTAGACACCATGCTCATCAAATTATTAGCATGGTTATCCAAAAAATTTGGTTTAGAAGTTGAGAAAGGACGTTTGATAGATATGCGTCTAACTCATGAAGACCTTGCAGAAATATTAGGTTCTACTCGCGTGACCATTACTCGTATTTTGGGACAATTTGAGCAGGAGGGCTTGATAGACCGTCTCTCTTTGCATCGCATTGTGCTGCGAGAAGAAGAGATTTGGTATTACGAGATTTGA